The genomic interval tataaaacaagtgacccccagggcggggcctcttttcacccaagaggcataatttgaacaagcttgttagagaaccactaggcaatgctacataccaaaatttaaaaGGCCTTGGCCTTGAATTTTCAGACGagagatttttaaagctttttttcctaaataaaagtcaatgtaaaacttgggaccccttgGTGGGGCCTCCTTTCAAATCGGGGgcatattttgaataatctttgagaaagaccactaggcaatgctacatactaaatatcaaaggcctaggtgtTGTGGTTTCTGACAcgaagatttctaaagttttttcctatagaagtctattTTAAACTTTccccccagggtaataatttgaacaatctttgtacaggaccattagataatggcacatgccaaatatcgaggctctacggatcattcctgtgaagtttggtgtacatctgcccaatggttttgaaaattctttttagaaattgacggacgcacgacggacgactgacaccgagcagtcacaaaagcttaccatgagtctttggctcaagtgagctaataaACATGAACAAACAACTGCACAAACTGTGTGATAGATTTCTGGATTTTTTTAATCACATGTATATACACTGTATGTACATTTCTGAGAGATTATATACAACttcaacaagaatttgtaacagagttaccaacgttcACCGCCTAGGTagatttttcacaaaacatgtatattacatgaaaataaaacatattcaaaGAAATACGGCAACATAACAATGTACATAATTCATAACTATCTAACATATCattcatgaagacattatgaaaatgtcaggAAATctataactggagaatgcttttaAATGCTTATAGAGCTATctgtatttttaagatttaatgTGATACTATTTTTAAACtggtaagaaaaaaataaataaaaatgtaatgaaatattttatcatattaagcaaGTACACACTAGAAAAGGTTATTTCTAATGCCTTGATACAGTGCTGCAACTACATATAATCAACCTATGTGTTGTAACCATAGTACCTATACACACTATTAACTTATAACTTGTGCCTGGTTTATTTCTACAGGTCTACAGTTGTTTACTgctttttatatctatcaataccaatcatcttacttaaaacataatttaatacTTAGAATAGTGggaaaattgatataaaacacatgtattaTAGAATTATTGCATTTTGGTGAGGTCggtatgtggatttatcgacctgataaaagcgatatcgacctAGGGTCCATATTTATAAGTATAAAaatcaattaagaaatgaaatgattttttcggtgttcatgcgaaataaacgacagaataggatcggcaaattaaacatgaatcgtgATTCATCGTcgttcatgtttaatttgccgatcctattctatcgttcatttcgcatgaacaccgaaaaaatcatttcatttcttatatttacattataatttctttccatttgtaaacaagataatattataaattgcacacattctgtggcatttaacattaaaatcagcttcccatCCATTCTGTTCAAAACACGGAATAACGgcaacgtcatctaaggaacgttctccgtgactatacgcggacgtcgtcaaaacagcggtcggttatcactaagcagcgatgacgcaaatttcgcgcctttccttttgctgttcatacgaaatgaacgtcaaaatgttcaatgaaaacgaatagggcgaatgtaattattattagttacactgcttgttggtgacaggatacgggatatacgctgtcgaggaaatccatatcaggcgagagcgaagcgattttatcttgccgactaccctttacttacacgctattatctaatattttgtaaattaacaaagcggcagccattttttaaaatcaaaattcatatctgaaatgtgcTAGCAGAATTGTGAATATATcttgtctccacgtgacgtctattgaccaatagaaatgcaagaaacttgtaggcgACAAGATAAATGCAAATATCTGCAGTCTTTAGTCATTTTTCgtagtaaattgtgtacgacgtcgcattgttttgtgactacatctagacaaTTGGAAAGGACTATCAATATAGATTTCATAATAACGTTCTTTATCATATAAAAAAGGAATAAGAACGTTAACTCAGGTGCCCCTGACCTTGACCTCAGCACATGACACAATGTTTTGcaatggtgaatatttgtgccaagttatttgaatatacaccATGCATAACAAAGTTACAAACCAGACAAaggtgaacttgaccttggagctagggaccTGAGTCTTGCATATGACAAATTAACTTATTatagggaatatttgtgccaagtaattttaaaatcccttgataaacggcagagttattgaccggacaagaaacagaccatgttaacctttaacctctaagtgtgaccttgacctcataaCTAGGGGTTTGGGTCTTGTGCAGAACACGTCCTCCCATTATGGGGAGAATTTgtgcaaaataatttgaaaatccattgatgaatggcaacacgaaacagatcctgttaacatttgtcctctgtgaccttgaccttagagctagggatctggatcttgcgcatgacacgtctgccaagtaatttcaaaatcccttgatgaatggcagagttatggaccggacatgaaatatACCCTGTTTTCCTTTGACCTCTTTAGTGTGACCTTAATGCTAGAGGTCTGAGTCTCGCGCATGTCTCATCGTCTTATTTCGGGGAACAAGAATGcgaagttatattaaaatccctttatggatagctgagttatgggccggacacgaagtgtgacggacggacggaaggacggagccTATTTGTATATCccccttttttcttcgaaaaatgcGGGGAAAATTAGCATGGATTTACGCAAGCATTTATCTAATAAGGCCGGTCATAAAAACGTAACCTAGAGGTCGACACTAATTCATACACTTTTATCACAATGTCTTACGGTCTTTTACACCACTTCACTTCCTTTATGCCAAACATACCTCTACAATCACCGGTGTATATCAACagactgaaaagaaaaaacaaagaaaatcattaaaaagatgtttttgtttgaatgcaATCCAGTTGCTATGCTTGACTTGGATTTCGAAATATACAGATGTTTTTCTATTGACAAAACGGTGAATCGTCATTGATAATTTAGCAGATCGTATGAAATTACAATACCAATGGCGTAAaggatatttgagccgtgccatgagaaaatcaacatagtggcttagcgaccagcatggatccaggccagcctgcgcatccgcgcagtcttgtcaggatccatgctgttcgctttcaaagtctattgcaattagagaaactgttagcgaacagcatggatcctgaccagactgcgcggatgcgcaggctggtctggatccatgctggtcgcaaacctactatgttggttttcacatggcacggctcattttattataGGGATAACTCGATGTTCTGATTTTGTTGACAATGACTGcaaatatcatgataatgaaaaatgttgATACCAGTGAAAAtgatcttattttttatttatcgcATGTTTGACGTCCAGGAATGAAATAAACCAATACATGATAATACTCTAAGGTAATAacgctttgacgttgacgtcgtttcaAGTGTAGGAAGCCTTGGTCTAATTGACTTGGGCTATGAAAGGTAAAGAAAGACGAAGTTCTGATATATCtaacaggaaaagcttacatgtgattaaaagaatattacacTTGCGTCTTTCCAATCTGAAAATGTTTACTGAACCCGATGAAAAAATTGATTACATGCTTGGCAGAGACTCGACACTTTATTATATCATTCAACTTgtataataaattcagtatggaaAGACACTCATTTAATATCCTCTATACATAATCCTTCAAGATACAAAAgtggtaaaatgattttatcgTAAACGTGCAGTCACCATAATCAAACTATTGCGTTTCATCTGTACAAATGATATTGTATCTAAAATTCACGCCTGTGTGCACTTAAAACGTTTACATTAACTTCCTGATTCAAAACAGGTAATTTAGATTAGAAAATGATGATGAAAAAAATTAAGGCCCTATTATGCcagacacgactgattctgcctttacaaccAGCGTAAATTATACAGTCCGATCATGATCAACACTGTTCGCCATTCCaatcagtatcgttttggtaaacaccccttttaacagttaatggcactgtccaaattgaaagatggacaagttcattatagaaatttagcagggtaagtatttaacctttagtctgctgtcgtcaagtggttctgcctttgcgaccagtgcagaccaagatcagcctgcacatccgtgctgtctgatcatggtctaccctgttcgctattcagtcagtaaattttcagtgaacacccctttgaatgatacgCGGTACTGCAcagactgaatgatggaacagtctattatggaaatttagcagggtaagtatTTAAATGGATTACCGCTTCGTCCGTGTATTTCCAAGGCTTGTATCGTATTGAAGATGATATGGAGGTCCCGTCTCTAAACCATTTTCTGCAGAAGAAAGGAAAACTCAgtagtgattttaaagctaataTTGCATTTTAAAGCATTATACGATAACGGTTCAAATCAGTTACATGGTTTCAAGGCTTACACGAAATCAAACTGGAGCTCCTTAATGCAATTTGGGAGAATGTAACTAAAGTGCATTAGAAACATGTACTTTCCATCTAAAtgatgtttgaaattttgatcATATTTGATATGCAGCATTTTATAACCCTTTATTCAGAGTAATGTTATGATAAAGTAGCATTTGAatgaactttttttcaattttatttgaaaaaggtCCACTTGATTGCACGTAGCGACCACCAAAACTAAAGATAGAAAACACATTAAACAAGTTCTCCACATGAACTTGTGGATGAGTCGACATTAAATGTTGTAAGCAATGATGCTATACACCTACTGCGATATAATTCTGACCTTAGGGTGTTTAAagatttttcggcgacgccgtctaaattcgttttcgttacctatgccacgtgacttgagtttgcaaatcaaactacttgataacgcattatagataatttatcaaaatggaagatttatgcaacactctgcctggtTGGACGaaagtgtcaatttctttcactctgttgattgtgctacgctgagtgaaatgtagacaaagcgtttatgctaaacgacgctgttcacagttttaaagctaactttggctcagtatatttagcaagaatattgatatatctcaaaatgataagtaagtttaataaatatgataaaaacctgttcaaataccaacatatatcaaattaaagaaagaactaaatacggtctgcgtatcacatgaataagggtgtgataagagtcttttatgtagataagtgctttttaaaagattttccttgttacagttgtcgtctgtatatgaaaaggtttcttgctgttgtgacttattcagattgcatattaaaatgagtacttgtttgctttgatatatttgttataaattatttaactgatttattatatatgaatatttttctttagtatggtatgcaaatattgaactcagttgaaatctgttttattatatatatgctatataatgactgaatctcattaccctgaaatgaaggtacgctgcatacagtttatctatgtgatatgactacggtcaaactttgcttatgaaacagaaacattgaaataattacaattgaatgttttgcttgaccttcacttttttataggtgtgacgtcattgtctaaagattcatgaatagcgaatatgcatttgttaaagcgagatcagttggcctattttagaaataaataaaaataataaataaaaaaatcctttgattttttctcatgtattctaatcaaacttgatttgtagcatctttattaggcccgcagccaactttgttcagctgggacatttaaccccttttaggggctgctagagctaaaactagaaatgcctttatacagcgtctcatgaacagcttggtggatctttgtcatacttggtctggagcatcattataaggtcctcttccaaatttatttatataggaacttgggccctattagggaccactatagctaaaagtagatatgcctttcttcacattaaccactaaaatgtaatggatttttatcaaactcgatgtgtaacaatatcgtaaggtctcttgctatttagttacaaatggggatagggaccaatttagctaaaaatataaacacgtttaatgacctcttctcatgaaccgcttcatgaatcttcatcaaactactgctgtaatcaTTCGtgtaaggataaacgaaacaaaattgcaaccctacgaaacttttgcgaaaaattaaaagagaaccatttaaattgttaaagtgcggtgtttagttttgcaatttgaaaaatgttagatgaaagatgaatgttagatgaaaaattcataaacttctttccttattacaattcgccgaccatcatttttaaagatatttcttgtttagccTATATGCTGTCAAGCAGTAACACTTGTACAAAGCTGAGGTAAGTCCATGCTAGCATGCTACAGACCCGGTTGGATGCAATTCAGAAAAGGTGTTTATTATGCATGAAAAGATACAGATGACTGACGCCGGACCAACCATTTTAGTAATAGCTCTGAACCTTTgaactaaaaactaaaattatgtttttcactTATTTAAGTAAGTTTCAATGACCATCAtttaagaaaacgaaaaaaaaaaaaaaaaagacagagaATATACTTACTTCTTCCTTAACCAAAGTAAGCCTGCAATTATCGCTATTATCAAGACTGTAACAAATATTCCAATTGCAGCTTTGCCTCCAGAAGAAAGACCCGATTTTTTATCCTTTGAAGCGTTGCTTTCTGGTTTCTTAGTCGTTGATGTTGACGGCACCGTTACACTTGAACTTGGTGTTACATTTGATGTACTAGTAGGTTTAATCGAAGCAGAGCTTGTTGTACTTGCTGTAGTAGGTGCAATCGATACAGTACTTGTTGACGGCGGTAAAGAAGTAATCGAAGAGGAGGATACTGTCTCTGACTTTTTTGACGTGGAAACTGTGGTTGATGAAACAACTACACTACTTGTAGAAGGTATTTGTGACGAGAATGAAGAAGTATGTAAAGTTGATGTCGGTGATATTGAGACAGAAGAAGACGTTTGTAAAGAATTAGTAGAAGAAACTGCTACAGTCGTTGTTACGCTTGCTGACGTTTTTGAAGAGTTGATAGAAGAGCTAGTCAAACTTGCTGTTGCAACTGAACTGCTTGAAACAACTAAACTAGATGTTGGTGTACTTTCGGACGACTGAACTACTCCAGAGGAACTTGATACCAAAAGTGAAGAAGTAAATGAAGTCGACGTCGTTGAAACTATAACTATAGTAGGTGAAATATTTGCTGTATTAGATGCTTCCGGACTAGCTGTAGAAGATGTATTCAAACTAGCTACGGTTGATGTATTCGAATTTTCTGTATTTCCCGTAGACTGGTGTTTCGTAGCTACAGTTGTAGATGAAACTGAAGGAGTAGGACTTAGAGAAATCGTTGCTGTGGTGGAAACTGTTGGCGTTTCTGATGACGATAATGGTGCATTTGACGTTGACGTTGCTGATAACGGTGACGTCATTGATAACGTTGATGTTGTTAATAACGTTGAGGTTGCTGATAACGTTGACGTTGTTGATAACGTTGACGTTGTTGATAACGTTGACGTTGTACCTGTGTCATTAGCCCCAGATGCAAACTGCACTATAATAGACAATTATAATCTACAATTATTGGCCTATTAACACTTAaaacaaaaatccaaaatatttaaTACATCTGCATTCCacaacgtgtcatatgttttatgTTGCAAACCGAAGTTCGAATTCCTATGCCCATATAAAGCATTTAGCAACATGCTACTTAACCGAATAAACAGTATTAAGTGAACAGATGTGctagttaacccttaccctgctaagtttctacatgtataatgaacttgtccatctttcagtttggacagtatcattaactgttacaaggggtgcttaccaaaaagatattgactgaatggcgaactgtGAATTTCAACAATGCAGATCATgttcagactgcacggatgtgcaggctaatcaggATCTACACTGgacgaaaaggcagaatcaaggTGTTCAGCATGATGATAGCACCATAACGTATGGCGGGAGGGTCACCTAActggtcaaaaatgtttaaatataattattcatGTTCAGTCAGAAATGGTCTTTTTTAATCTCTAGCAGATATCAATAGCATCATTGCCTTCGTACAAAGACCTTAAGCATTGTAATTTCCAATACAGTCAAAACTGTTTAACTGAGATGTCttcaaattaaattcaaatattttcttctaaGAACTATAAAGGTTACCTGAGAGAAAAATTAGaaacgaaaattttaaaaatcttaaggTTTATTACATAAGACCAAATAAGACCAGGCTGgggtttcttttcttttctttttttttttttagataaggCCTATCCTCTCTACAGTAAAGAAAAGTTATGATGGCAATAAACTTTTATGGCAGATATCATAAAAGGCTTCCCCAAGTcttaaagtaattttaaatcGGAAATGAGGTATCTAAAATGAAGTCTTTTTGCACTTgatatttcaaaaggaaaactaacatgtgataaaaagaatattacatttgtgactttccacattgaatttattaaactcgttgaataaaattgataaaatgctccgtagagcctcgcattttattattttattcaactcgtttaataaattcaatatgaaaagacactcatgtaatatcctatATTTATAGTACGTGACGGATCCCTGTGATGCGGACAGGGACGTCACGTTCCGACAACTCGttcataattataaaaatgttcataAACCAACCAAGCTAATAAAATTGCTCTATGTGCTTAAAAATCATGGTTGATAACCAAATTGAATAACCTTTTATGTCACAATCTTACGTTACTTTAACATTTGGTGTCACTACTTAAGACAGCCACATAGTAGCCCTgagctagaaaaaaaaataactggacATATCAAGACAAAAAATCTGTACCCCCGGGTagctaaaatgttatttttagtaatttatgtATGTCCAATAGTCACTTTGAATCATCAATAGTCCTTTTAAATCATAACACACATTATACACAAGTCTGTGTTTAAAACGAAATAGCTTTTTACATTTAACGACTACAACAAGGTATTAAAGTTTACCTGTAAACAATAAAATCACGAAACAATTCATACAACGTATTATAAATGAATTGCACATCATGTTCATATGTTATTCCCACgttatattttcatgtgaaacgtgtaaatggttgtttgcgtgtttgaaaatgatatttataaatatagacatgactttaaagttatttcacaacAAATTATTCAACCATGTAGACATAAACCCAGCATGTGTTTAACAGAGTTTTATTCGTTTATTTCAGGCTCGTAACATGTTACGAATTTCTCAACTAGATTTCGCCTACGTGTACTCTAAAACATAGTTAAAAGTTTACTGAATATCCTCCTGCTATCAGTTTACTATaaaacctccccccccccccccccccccccccccctgaaggattaacatttttatttaatgaatcgTTCTTCAATTGATAGAGCGTTAAACTGAGGTCAACCTGATCTCTCTAACGACTTACTTTTCATTCCGGGAGGTTCAGTTGGCAGTATACAGAAATAGATATATGGAAAAGTACATTTTACTGTTGACCATTTTctcttatttatgttttaatgtcTACACTAGGTGGGTTTAACGTCTAAACTAGATGCAGCCTTTCAACACATAGGACACAAGAACAATTTTATTACTTGTGCTTAACATCTGCATTGAACAATTAcatcattattttgataaaaataagtcaaacattcaacatattgttttgcttttttttaattttccaaaatatattcttaatgcCTAATATCTGGCCTATTTCACCTCGATGAGAGATAGTTAAGAAAATACATGCATGTGACCTTTAATGTGAACATTACATAGAAAACGTGACACCATCTGCGATCGATTATCATTTGtcctttatatatttaaaattacatttcgtgcgtcaaaatgaaatggaaaaaatattacatttcgtgcgtcaaaatgaaatggaaaaaaatagttaCACACTACAACACCAGGCATCTTCAACTCACTAAATCACACTTTAATTAACAAAATTGCATATTCAcctaagttgaaaaaaaagaaaaaaaaaagaaaatctggACTCGAGACTGGACTCGTTGCCTTTTAAACATTTCCACGTCTCCCTACATTTATAACCCATCAAACTCTTTCTTACTTTCAGTAAAACTgtcataataattataacatatcTGTGTAGACATTATGTATGAAAAATTCCTTACCTGTTATATAAagaaaaatcgtaaaatatttcCACTCCATAGTTGATGTTTACTGAAGAAATTCCGTTTCGCAACTTctagtatttcatattttcaaaaactgttaTCCATATTTACTTCCTTGATTTTGAAAGAAAATCGACTCGTTTTCAGAAATTCTGCTTGTACACGCGTCTAAGCATACACCGTTAAATATCCTTATCGAATTTTGCTTAATGGACACACCTTAAGACGAATGACCTGTATTAATACAGAAGACTGTGTTATCATATGATGGCAACTTAAACATTCTATATTCCAACATAACTTAATGGTGAGTTTATGATAACGTGTGAACATGGACACGTGTGAATATCGTCATAGAAAACCATAAATTTGGTACAAGTATATTGATTTTCTCTTTAAAACGTGCGGAATGTCACAATCTGGAAGaatattattatacattattGAAAAGATTATAATGTTTATATGGGTAAAATGTAAAGAGTATTTTCAGGTTAAGAAATTCAATATATACAGTTAATTAAACCTATGGTATATATCGAATAAGGTTTAACTTGGACACAAAGTGTATGTTAGTCCAAATcggaaaagtaacaaaaatacatagatcTGTATTTAAGTCTTCATTTCGTAAATCGATCCTTAACATATTTACACAGAATTATGTATACCCATTTGATTTGCTTCAAATATGATTAATAGCAGGTGAAGAGTTTTGTGATATCTTGAATTACAGTGAACTGCTAAAATTGCACAAAGTAATTTCTCCACCATCCTCTTGGTATTTAAACATAATAggtctggggccgtattcataaagcatcttaagtataagttttgacttaagttgaagattttacttaagtttgtggtgatttcagcttaagtctaagtaaaaacttaagttctagtcataaaacagctaaaacttaagatacgtaagaaatgacttaagtcagaaaataaaatagcgtggtgagtacgattaaagtgttgttttcagataaaagcactttaaacataattgtgcatgttgtatctgtcagaaattaatgttgtttttttaatgttttcgtccacaataaaaaaacaagaattacttattaagttgttttatgaataacaaatatacttaagtaaaataaatttcttagctaaataatacttaagtaaataatcaatttcttatacttatacttaagatactttatgaatacggccccaggagTTTAATGTCTCTGATTTATATACTTCGCAACAACCACCTTAATACTTCGCCagtattaatttcatttaaatatgcagaatatgcatattgtattttgtatgatgttgcaggtgtaatgaagtatttcgacccccatagaataatgaccccccggtcattattctatagaaaaagtgacccccccctcggtcatagtattatgacctccagatcatagtacaatgactcccccacgtgaagtaaactgaacctcacgaagaatattgactcccataaaaaaacgacccccggtcatttggtcaaatttagtgataactcatgtatctaagacctaattgctgcattttatgcccccactcgggggagggggggcatatacatttgcccttgtccgtccgtccgtccttccgtttgaccattagccccagataccatcacttgacacagaaatcagagcattccgcaacgggaaaagggattctatttctagacgctgtatcttggtgtatacatttttttttcaggaaaataacagttcacaatacgttcacaaaacacaccagtgtcaataatccctgcaaacttcagtatgaagtaattcttcagaagaaaactgcacaagaaactgctagcatagaacttagtattaatagaagttgcaatacttagcagtggcagtagaaagtagtagtagtagtagtagtagtagtagtagtagtggcaattgtagtggcagtggcagtagcagcagcagcagaggaataagtgacagcaacaacagcagcaggagaagaagaggtagatgtacaagacgtattagtggaagcaggtatagtagtatcagtagtagcagttgtagtagtagtagtagaagtagtagtagtagtagtagaagaagaagaagtacatgtagtaatagcaatagaagtagcggcaccagtggtagtagtacaatcaaaatgttaaccattggcaatggagggtattagagttgtagatctagtaaaattgtccgttaggtttggtggggatcactttttaatagatattatcgtcgaaagtcttttaggagccggtgttttacacggaaaga from Mercenaria mercenaria strain notata chromosome 2, MADL_Memer_1, whole genome shotgun sequence carries:
- the LOC123563766 gene encoding uncharacterized protein LOC123563766 isoform X2, with product MEWKYFTIFLYITVQFASGANDTGTTSTLSTTSTLSTTSTLSATSTLLTTSTLSMTSPLSATSTSNAPLSSSETPTVSTTATISLSPTPSVSSTTVATKHQSTGNTENSNTSTVASLNTSSTASPEASNTANISPTIVIVSTTSTSFTSSLLVSSSSGVVQSSESTPTSSLVVSSSSVATASLTSSSINSSKTSASVTTTVAVSSTNSLQTSSSVSISPTSTLHTSSFSSQIPSTSSVVVSSTTVSTSKKSETVSSSSITSLPPSTSTVSIAPTTASTTSSASIKPTSTSNVTPSSSVTVPSTSTTKKPESNASKDKKSGLSSGGKAAIGIFVTVLIIAIIAGLLWLRKKKWFRDGTSISSSIRYKPWKYTDEASVDIHR
- the LOC123563766 gene encoding uncharacterized protein LOC123563766 isoform X1, which encodes MNMMCNSFIIRCMNCFVILLFTVQFASGANDTGTTSTLSTTSTLSTTSTLSATSTLLTTSTLSMTSPLSATSTSNAPLSSSETPTVSTTATISLSPTPSVSSTTVATKHQSTGNTENSNTSTVASLNTSSTASPEASNTANISPTIVIVSTTSTSFTSSLLVSSSSGVVQSSESTPTSSLVVSSSSVATASLTSSSINSSKTSASVTTTVAVSSTNSLQTSSSVSISPTSTLHTSSFSSQIPSTSSVVVSSTTVSTSKKSETVSSSSITSLPPSTSTVSIAPTTASTTSSASIKPTSTSNVTPSSSVTVPSTSTTKKPESNASKDKKSGLSSGGKAAIGIFVTVLIIAIIAGLLWLRKKKWFRDGTSISSSIRYKPWKYTDEASVDIHR